The Dreissena polymorpha isolate Duluth1 chromosome 4, UMN_Dpol_1.0, whole genome shotgun sequence region TCTCAGTTCGAGAAGGACATTTCAAATATCAGAACAAATATAGATTCATGACCATGAAATAATTaatgtgtattttttgtttacagatcCAACTAAATTTCATTGATTCAAGCGTTTACATCAAACCGGTGTaaactatttcactcaacaaacTAGTTGCAAGAGTGATCAACTGTTCAATATCACCTGGTGCAGGTGTTATAGTTTGTTTATCAAACCGGTAATGGAGTGCAGAATAGATCATCTGCCTATCATACCAATAATAACTTCATCATTGATCATGCAATTTATGTTGAGTCCGTTTGCACAAAGTTCTTAATAGAGGTCACAATTGTCGAGTttgtcacggtaccgaacttaagcgGGATAGTTGATTACATCAGTAAGCTGACCTGTTAGCTCACTCGGTAAAGCACTCGCCTTGTTAGCGTAACGAATGTTCGgggcattattgaataaatataatgatCGATATTTGTATCAACGCAATAACACAAatatcatacaatatttaaaaggCAGTTACGCCTAGACCATCATTTCATTGCCCGGGTATAAAACGTAAATAAGTGCCGGACACTCCGTGTTATATCATTCTTATTGAGTCCTTGTTTATTTACGTATCATAATAAGCGTCAAAATATCGGTCAAATCCGTATGcattcgttatgtgtccgttgtATACGTCATATTCACGTTAAAATTGTGCACACGGCCCGTCAGAATTAGCACAAGTTACAATCGGCTGTTTCATTGTTTATATCTGTATTTTGACTAAGGTAACAAGACAGTACCACGCACACAAGAGGGCTTAGCGGACACAACTATTGTATTTCACACACATTTCAATATTGTATCGAGTTAAATGAGCAAAAAAATAAAACGCACAGAAAACTGAAATGGAGTtgtgtacatttattatttttcaaagactACGTGACACAGTCTTAAATGGTGCCGTGCCAGAAGCTAACCGAGATGTAACAAAAACACTATACGGACATCACGGGCCAAATACAACAAGGCGTCATTGAAAACAGGTcagttgttttaataaatgatGGCAATCAGGGAGGGCATTtcaaaattttatataaaaagtaaaaggcgtcatgacaactaagttttaaacattatttttgaataatttaaCGTTGGtatgtattataagtatttaGAATCTAAagcttctttaaaataaaaacgtacgtggaaataaaaatattcaaagaattgaaCATAGTTTTTGACATGAATAAAGCAATTAGGAGcgcacaaataaaaaaaatacaaaatagttttgtttataattataataaagaaaatatgGGCGTcttgtgtttattattataaaagagAAACAAGAAGAGGGCAAATTGATAagattttttgaaaacaaagttTTCCGAATCGTAAAATATAGAAACTAGAAAAGTAGAATTTAAAAAGAATATTGCAATAATtggaaattattaaaattaattaggAATGTACACATAAATAAGATAGTAATGttaattgcgaatatgaataggtcaaacaaaataatgtatatatacgtAAATCAATTATCGTGATTGTGTGTATTGCGAATGAATGTGAGGTATCGGCTATTTGtacatatgtatatagtgaaggTCTTGTGTAATTTTAGGTTAGAATTAATTGTGTTCTGTCACGGATAATGTGCAGTTATAATATACTGATATATAAGCATGACATTTCTGTTTTAGAATAAACTCTATAGGGTACATATAGGTTTATTAGAGCCTACCATTTACGCATGGTGGAAGCATGCATATCGCATTAGATTTATGGGATAAGTCCATTTATAGAACAAGACCTTAATTTGAGATATGCCGATACAGGTTCTGATATTATGGATGCATCTATATAAAAGTCTAtcctatttatttatttgttaatatgagGTTTATGGAATCATACTATTAACATGTCAAATCTGTCATTATAAAAGGCTTTTGGCAATAGGTAGCGAATACATGTCTTAAATTTCCTGGTTGCACGTATGTGAATGTCATAATGTCAAGCTGTCAAATGCCTTGTTTTAGGAAGTGTTTcgatattaattaatgtaattaaaGTTGTATTTACTGAGTCGCTCttgtaagttgtcatgacgatattaaAGTATAGATAACGGGGATAATTTTAAATTTATACCATCATTTTGAATAACTGATGGATTGGCAAATGTATCAACACAACGCAAATGAAAGATCGATATTTCAAGACTGCGCAAATGAAAATCGACATCTCGAGACAACGCATTCCAGAACGATGTGAAGACCATACTACGCGATTAGCATGGAGACATCACTGTGTTTTACTCTCAAAGTAAACACATGGTTCTTTTGCGAACAGAAAacccaacgccagaagatttcggaGGACAaaaagtgacgcaacactggacaaaaTACTTATGACGTTAAACACTAAAGAGTGATGCAGTGGTTCATCTATTTGAAATGCGTAAACAACGTATCCGAAGTCAACTAAAACTTCGGCACCTAAGCCATCAAGGAAAACACTGCTATATTTAATACCTTGTTAGCATTATGAACAATAAAAGATCTTtatgtcccgagagaaatgatGAAGCTGGAAcccaaaacaaaaatacaaacaacaacgCAAACATCATATACACCTCGGAGAGCAGATCTGAAACACCAAACGCTTGCGAATCGCCACGGACGAGTTAACAATCGGCTAATCTTCTCGACGGCGGCAGTGACTAACTCGACTTGAAAGCAACAAAAAGCAAAGGGTAACAACTCCAAAGAGACTAAAGAAAGAATTTCAAAGAGTTCTGGTTCTTGAATTCTGCTTTATCTCTTAATTTTCtctcaatatacatgtatgaagttGTATGTTAATCCCTTCAACAATTATAATTTTATGGTTGGcacattaaaaataacaaaaagcaaTATCTCTATTAAACCTGAAAAGTTAATGTTCTTCTACTCAGCACTtctatgaagttttatttgaatccCTTTCATTCATCCAGGGATTCGCTCAGCAAAGCACAGAGAGATAGACTGATGGCAGGAGAAAAGGACAGATTGTGACTTTGGTAAATGCTTACCTTCGTGGGAAAAGAATTTTAATAAAAGCAACCATTCTGAACTATGGTAATGAAGCCAAAGTACAGAAATAACTGTGTTTCAAATAGTCCTTACATATAATTTAATTTctttacatgcatacatacacaaaAGTATATTAAACACATATTACAAAGTGTAGTATAAACAAGACTTGACATTAACCATGAATAAAAAAGAGAACCAGATCGCCAGTATATTGGCCACTATAAAAAAATCTTTGCAAAATAACAAACCGCCATATAATATAAATAGTGTACATATGTGTCTTTATCACATAAACACATTAATTTGTACatataataaacatttgtaaaaaagagGACCCTAAGGGCTCTTGAACGCTTACCCGGCAAAATAACTGTAGCCCAGTGTTATAACACTCAAGACCTCGGGTTTGGGAATACTTTTGATAACAGAGGCATaatttgtacatacatgtattttcctATATTTCTCAATTTAAAACATCTCACACCACCACAAAGGCCAATGTTGATGACCGAggcataatttgtacaaacttATGAGAGGACCACTATCTAAGTTACACACTTTATATTACActtgttattatattatatttacgatCATAAAATATGAACCCTGGGTTGTGGTCACTTTTGACCCCAGGGACACGATTTGAACAAACATTTAAGAGGATGTCTACACGATCttacaaacaaaatatgaatCCCTCAGGTTTTACAATTTCAGACCGTAACATTTTTTTCAGCTTATTTCTATACAAGTAAATGTAAAACTGGTGAACCCTGGGGTAAGGCCACATTTGACCTCAGGTGCATTACTTAAACTGTGTGCAGAACCAGTAGAtattactacataccaaatatgaaagtctTGGGCTTATTTGGTTAAAGACTTGATaactgaagatttgtcccaatgtaGCTAAGTCTAAGTAACACTGGTACACCCCAGGACCAGGCCATTTTTGACCCCAGTGGTATAATTTGAAGAAACattgtaaaataccataaaacgttgttacatgccaaatattaaaacattttggtGGCCATTTGAGGAAATTGTTCAGTGAACATTAGTTTTTAACAATTATACTACAAGACCACAAAATGAACATCCCAGAATTCTAACCAACGTATAGGAGGTGATATCGTTAGATTAATGCACAGATGAAAAACATCACTGTATATGAATAGGtcaccatgagcaggttgtgctcaggtgagctaagaaCAAGTAATTCATATTAAACTACAACAGACACCCTCTTAAGCTCAGCTATATATCAACTATAGTCAAAAAAGGTGTATTAGCCTTATTAAACATCATTATCAAAACCCCGTTTCAAAAAGTGTCCAATGGTATATGTATATTCCTTTTTATATAAggaatataaaattattaaaaacattaaatatattaaagtataaGAAGTATGTTGTATACATTAATACCTATATTTTTAAAACACGAATAATAGacgtttgcaaaatatgcatgcaTCTTGACTTGTATTAAAGTTGTTAACCTTGATCAGACATTTTTACATATCGCATGCATTGACTTTTCATTATTTAATCTTTTTATTTATTCCTTTTTTTTCTACAATATGCACATCACCAAAATATGTTAATAGAATGATCAAGTAGCAGTTtataaaacataatgataaagCCGCGCTATTTACAAGCAACAACGGTCAATTACAACGTTCAGgagtaaattatataaaaattgcaaataaatacaaaacaatatgttatcGTGTAAGTTACTGTAACTCGGTTTACTGAGCACTGTGTTTGCATAGATATCAGTAGAATAGAacccttttttttatttttatagattTCACACTGTAGATTTATTGTTTCCTAAGAATTGTGTTAGCTTTGTTAGTTGATAGTGGTCTTCTTTGCCTCAAGAACAAACCCAGGATACTAACTAATACAAGTATTCcgcagtcggagacatatgccccccaaacgtgaccttgaccgtgacctagtgacctgaaaatcaataggggtcatgccagtcatgatcaatgttcctatgaagtttcatgatcctaggcctaagcgttcttgagttatacggaccgacagacagaccgacatgtgcaaaacaatataccccctcttcttcgaaggggggcataataatacaagAACAAAACACGTTTTGTGGGGTTATGATTTGATGTAACAAGTCCTTATGACATTGACCTCTGACAAGTTGACCTCAAAATTGTTAGGCATTCTCCTTTCATCTCCAATAACCAGCATACCAATACAAATGATTGTCAAATGGGTTCCCTAGACATCATGCATACACAAAATGGTCTACTGACCAACTAACCCTTCATAAAAGCAATATACCTTCAAATACCTCATTTATTGAAAGGGTGGAGGGGAATACTTACCAGTATGAAAAATAACATGGGTCTCTAAATTTAACAACATATGCACAAATctataatagaaaaaaaataataatgcaatattaatgttaaaaaatgtttgaagATCATAAAAACCAACAGAAACAATGGGCTATAACACATCATCatgaattacatttaaataattcaatacatacaacattttcatttaaatactagtatttgattaaaataataattttgattcaaAGAAACAGACCACACAACTTTCTGTACAACAAGAAATATAATTTGTAGGCTCATTATTACTTACATTTATTCCTTCTTCTAATTTGAATATTGtgtactttttttatttacaaaggGTTATCAATCAAATCTATGATAACTgggaaacaagagcaccgcatagcgggtgccaacgctcggatgtgggtgcatttttgaataaatgaaagcttgtcaaaggaattttttttagaggtcacagtgaccttaacctttgacctagtgacccaaaaatgggtgtggcgtgtataactcatcagggtgcagctacatataaagtttcaaagctgtaggtggaagcactttgattttagagccaatgttaaggttttagcacgacgcggacggcggacgagctggctatgacaatacttcaggttttctcagaaaacagccaagctaaaaatgttGTAAAAACAGAAGGCccatttgtaaaatttataatatttgcaGAATAAAGGCACAAGAAACAATGGCTGTAGTGATACAATTATTAATGTGTGTAAATGATATCCAAAAATGTAACATAAAAGTCATGATAGATATAAGAAAAAAGTTCTCCAAATTATGTATAATTGTTACTTTTTACAACTTCCAGCTAATAAAAATTAGaataggaaaaaacaacaactattttAGTAAAATATTCAGCCTTATTCTGGGAcaacagtgcttaatgcatgtgtataaagtgttgtcccgctctaaagggatgacacttttcgcttgtatggcatttttcatttaaaggaagccCGTTCTAAGCAAAATTCTAGTTTTAATGGAAAGTGTTATCCTTGGTAAGCCAATGCTGTTTGCATATATAgtctaatctggaatgacactttatgcaagtgaataattaagccctgttttctcagatcTAGGCTCAAATTGTTTCCAATGTGCTACTTTGCCCACTCGTAGTAGGCGTAGCTGGGTGTGAAGTTCTTGTCTCCCCCTGTGTGCTCATTGTCATCCTCCTCCAGCACTGAGGACTTGCCAAACACACATTCTGCATAGCTTGGAGGGGCTGAAATACAGTCATCTGTAAATCAAGGATTCAACAACATTTATACATGTGCGTGCGTAAAATTTCGTCacttattagcttgtgcagtctgcacaggcttatcagggaaggcACTTTGGCTTTTTAAAGGTTTTCTGAAAATTTTGTTAgggcggaaagagttgtccctgattaaactGTGCGAACTTCTAACATGCAtgaaacccagttttcacagaatgcgGGGCATTTGTGTTCCTTTTCACACCATTGGCCTTTTAAATGATATCAAAGAATCAAAgccattacaaaaataaacaagagcaccgccttgcgggtgcagaccgctcatctattttctttttaaaggtgaagggactctcattttcaatcacaaaggagggaggagtggagtgaagaggggtgtatagtgtggggttgtggacatttattacattatcttccaaaaaagcgaaaaaaaaaaaaaaaaaaaaaaaaaatcggggggggggggggtatagtgtgagggtgtggtgataatttgtgagatgatcttaaaaaaaaaaaaaaaaaaaaaaaaaaaaatcaaaaaaaaatttgggggggggggtgggggggggtggggtgggggtatagtgtgagggtgtggtggtcatttgtgagatgatcttataaaaaaaaaaaaaaaaaaaaaaaattaggggggggggggagggggggaggggggggagggcacgggggatggtttgggtgaagtctattgtggtatgtcaggtaagagtagtttcatcaaagtatcaatcaaatctaatcataaataaagaagttatggcaattttagcaaaatttaataatttgaccttgagagtcaaggtcattcaaaggtcaaagtaaaattcaagttgccaggtacagtaacctcatgatagcatgtaagtatttgaagtttgaaagcaatagccttgatacttcgagtggatcgaaacacaaaatttaaccatatattaaaagttactaagtcaaaaaagggccataattccgtaacaatgacaaccagagttatgcaacttgtccttttactgtacccttatgatagtttgtgagtgttccaagtatgaaagcaatatctatgatactttaggggtaaagtgaccaaaacataaatcttaaccaaattttcaattttctaagtataaagggcccataattccgtccaaatgccagtcagagttacataactttgcctgcaccgtccccttatgatagttcataaatcttgcaagtatgaaagcaatagctttgatactgtaggaataaagtggacctaaacacaaaacttaatcaaattttcaattttctaagtataaaaagggcacataattctgtcaaaatgccagtcagagttacattactttgcctgcacagtccccttatgatagttagtaagtgttgcaagtatgaaagcaatagctttgatgcttaaggaataaaatggacctaaacacaaaacttaaccaaaattgtcaattttctaagtataaaaagggcacataattctgtcaaaatgcatgccagagttatctaactttgcctgcccagtcccctcatgatagtaagtaagtgtaccaagtttgaatgcaatagcattgatacttactgagaaaagtggaactaaacgcaaaacttaaccaaaatttgcaattttttaagtacaaaaagggcacataattctgtcaaaatgcacgccagagttatctaactttgcctgcctagtcccctcatgatagtaagtaagtgtaccaagtttgaatgcaatagcattgatactttctgagaaaagtggacctaaacgcaaaacttaaccggacgccgacgccaacgccaacgccaacgccaacgccgacgccaaggtgatgacaatagctcataattttttttcaaaaaatagatgagctaataaaatggacctaaacacaaaacttaaccaaaattgtcaattttctaagtataaaaagggcacataattctgtcaaaatgcatgccagagttatctaactttgcctgcccagtcccctcatgatagtaagtaagtgtaccaagtttgaatgcaatagcattgatacttactgagaaaagtggaactaaacgcaaaacttaaccaaaatttgcaattttttaagtacaaaaagggcacataattctgtcaaaatgcacgccagagttatctaactttgcctgcctagtcccctcatgatagtaagtaagtgtaccaagtttgaatgcaatagcattgatactttctgagaaaagtggacctaaacgcaaaacttaaccggacgccgacgccaacgccaacgccaacgccaacgccaacgccaacgccgacgccaaggtgatgacaatagctcataattttttttcaaaaaatagatgagctaaaaatgatttctgagaaaaaaataacataaggCCACAATGGCCTAAAAGTGTTGGTACGATTGCAATATAAAGCATTGTAAACAGACACTTTTATAAAAACTCAGAGAATAACAAAAACAAGGAAGCCTCTTACCCATGACATATTGTGGAGGTTGGGAGACAGCAGGGGCCAATGGCTGAACAGCGCTGAAGGGGCCCAGGTTGGATGGCTGAACAGCGCTGAAGGGGCCCAGGTTTGATGGCTGAACAGCGCTGAAGGGGCCAAGGTTTACACCATATTGTTGTTGCACCACCTGACGTAAGGGGATGGTACCAATGATCAACTCCAGGGgcacttcaaggtcaaatgcgGGGCCCGCAGGATCCACTTCAAGCTGAAAGACAAGCAAAGGTCGGTCTTACACACCTCCAGGCAAGGTCTGTCATTAACATATGAGGTTTGTTATGCAAAAACAGGGCCTAGTGCATGTGCGTatggtgtcatcccagataagcctgtgcagttcaaggcttttatggaatttttttttaatcatgtcttctcattagcaaaaatccagtttaagcagaaaggtTCGTGTCTGATGAAGCTGTGCAGacagcactggctaatcagtgaaGACATTTTACACACTTGCAATTAGACCCGTTTTTCCACACTGaaatcatatatataaataaaatgttactttattGCAACTGATACAGTAAATTATAAAACGCAGTATACATACAGCTTTATAGAAGCTTTAAAAGGTACTATGAGCTAAAggaacaaatacaatattttattgaaatcagcggttttttgcatataaacttaatttatcAAGTTTTACAACACTACcattaaaaacatataacaagcaaacaatatccaaccaTATCAACAACTTATTTATATGTCTGCATGACAATATTGCTAATACAAACATAAATGCACctgtaaaacatatttaatgtcaaTGATACTGCATCCAACCAGGTATGACGGTGGTATGGGGGGTACATGTAAGGGTTCTCTGTTCCAAATATCACTGTCCCCAGGGAGAATAGCTTGGTGGGAAGCTACTGCAACATCTTGTTGAACTGAACGCTTTTTCTGTATAGCATGGTACATTATGTACTGAAATAAATAGGAAATTGAATATTAAGTAGACTCATGTGAATTATGTTTCCACTTAATTTAATATTGCGGAATTACAGACAGtctgaattaaatataatatgtaaatattaaaatatttataacttCCTTATTTTAACTCTTTACTTGCGTTCTCTTTTCAATTGTTTCATTGCAATACAATGAGAAACACCATCTACAATATAAAAAACTACTCATTTAATAATCATGATTTAAAGCCATTTAATTGGTTTCATTTTTTATGCAGTTTTGCTATGGAATAAATGAATTGACGTATTAATTATTAAAGGGAACAATGCATAATCTTATCATGGTTGAGAAAAAACATAGCATAATTGAAAGAAGTTTTTATGAGTTCTCTCCAGTCTACATACCATAATCAGTCTGACCCTAGAAGCCTTCATTTTGCGTGAAGAGTGGTTGCATATTTCTGCACTAAGCTGTATGGTCTCACCAGGCACAAATCCTTGTCTGTCAATCCTGAATGTGGCTGATATGGGGCCAGACTTGCAACACAAGCAGCACAGGTTCTTCTCATTGCCTCCTTCAGCGGGTGACTGCAAGTATTACTGAGGCTGTCACTAGAAAAACATCAATGTTAAACAGGCAATATCATGGCTGTCAAAAAGAACCAATGCTTAGTTGCTAAACATACACTATAAAGGCTGTGAAACACCACTAAGTTGCTAAAGAAGCACTACACAGAATGTCACTAGTAATCAGCCAAAATGTTACCCAACAGGCAGTATTAATGTTATCATTAGCAAACACCACTTTATGGCTAAAGAGTCATTACAAAGTCTGTAACTAGGAATTAGCCAATATGTCACTTAACAGGCACCATACAGTATGTCACTAGGTTTCAGCCAATATGTAAACAGACACCAAAGTCTGTAACTAGACATTTGCCAATATTTTCCTAAACAGGCACTTAAACATCTGTTACTAGGAATCAGCCAATATGTCATTTAACAGGCACCATACAGTATGTCACTAGGTTTCAGGCAATATGTGACTAAATAGACAAATCAAACTCTGTAACTAGACATTTGCCAATATTTTACAGGCAATATAAACTCTGTCACAAGGAATCAGCCAATAAGTAACTAAACAGGCACTACAAAGTCTGTCACTCGGTTTCAGTCATTTTATAATGTCACTAAACAGGCACTACAAAGTATGTCCCAAAGAATCTGCAAATATGTGACTAAACAGGCACTATAAAGTATGTCACTTGGAATCTGCAAATATGTGACTAAACAGTCGCTACAAATTATGTCACTAGGAATCTGACAATGCCACAAAACAGGCACTTCAAAGTCTGTCACTAGGAATCTGCCAATATGTCACTAAACAGGCATTACAAAGTCTGTCACTTGGAATCTGCCAAAATGTTACCAAACAGGCAGTATAAATGTTATCATTAGCAAACACTACTTTATGGCTAAAGAGTCATTACATAGTCTGTTACTAGGAATTTGACAATATGTGACTAAGCAGGCACTACAAAATCTGTTACTAGGAATTTGCCAATATGTAACTAAACAGGCAGTATAAATGGTATCATTAGCAAACACCAATTTATGGCTAAAGAGTCATAACAAAGTCTGTTACTAGGAATTTGCCAATATATGAATAAACAGGCACTTAAACATCTGTTACTAGGAATCAGCCAATATGTCACTTAACAGGCACCATACAGTATGTCACTAGGTTTCAGCCAATATGTGACTAAACAGATAAACCAAAGTCTGTAACTAGATATTTGCCAATATGTGATGAAACAGGCACTTAAATGTCTGTTACTAGGAATCAGCCAATATGCCACTTAACAGGCACCATACAGTATGTCACTAGATTTCAGTCAATATGTGACTAAACAGACAAACCAAAGTCTGTAACTAGACATTCGCCAATGCCACAAAAAAGGCACTTTAAATTAAGTCACTAGGAAACTGCCAATATGTGACTTAACAAGCACTAAAAAGTATGTCTCTTGGAATCTGTCAATGCCACAGAACAGACACTACAAAGTATGTCACAAGGCATCTGCCAATATGTCAGTAAACAGGCATTACAAAGTGGTTAAGTCTTTCACTAGGCTTCAGCCAATATGTCACTTAACAGGCACTACAAAGTCTGTCACTAGGCTTCAGCCAATATGTCACTTAACAGGCACTACAAAGTATGTCACTAGGAAAATGCCAATATGTCACTTAACAGGCACTGTAAAATATGTCACTAGGAATCTGCCAATGCTAAGAAACAGGCACTACAAAGTCTGTTACTAGGAATCAGCCAATATGTCACTTAATGGGCACTACAAAGTCTGTCACTAGGAATCAGCCAATTCGTCACTAAACAAGATATACAAAGTCTAGCTTTAGAAATCTGCCAATATGTTACTTAACAGGCACTAAAATGTCTGTCACTAGGAATCTGCCAATATGTTACTAAAAAGGCACTACAAAGTCTTTAACTAGGAATCTGCCAATAT contains the following coding sequences:
- the LOC127877207 gene encoding arrestin domain-containing protein 3-like isoform X3, producing the protein MGKLNEFSIFLNNPQQVYYSGQQIDGTVVVDLNEAMKLRCVSLRFEGKANVHWTEQHTTGSGKSRRTETRHYYAHEDYFNFDLMLFGSGAFGNVRYSLKGKIDRPWKFDHKTKKLFAVVSVLDLNEQTMAMSPAEGGNEKNLCCLCCKSGPISATFRIDRQGFVPGETIQLSAEICNHSSRKMKASRVRLIMYIMYHAIQKKRSVQQDVAVASHQAILPGDSDIWNREPLHVPPIPPSYLVGCSIIDIKYVLQLEVDPAGPAFDLEVPLELIIGTIPLRQVVQQQYGVNLGPFSAVQPSNLGPFSAVQPSNLGPFSAVQPLAPAVSQPPQYVMAPPSYAECVFGKSSVLEEDDNEHTGGDKNFTPSYAYYEWAK
- the LOC127877207 gene encoding arrestin domain-containing protein 3-like isoform X2, yielding MGKLNEFSIFLNNPQQVYYSGQQIDGTVVVDLNEAMKLRCVSLRFEGKANVHWTEQHTTGSGKSRRTETRHYYAHEDYFNFDLMLFGSGQSTLLQAGRRTFPFSFFLPPNLPSSFEGAFGNVRYSLKGKIDRPWKFDHKTKKLFAVVSVLDLNEQTMAMSPAEGGNEKNLCCLCCKSGPISATFRIDRQGFVPGETIQLSAEICNHSSRKMKASRVRLIMYIMYHAIQKKRSVQQDVAVASHQAILPGDSDIWNREPLHVPPIPPSYLVGCSIIDIKYVLQLEVDPAGPAFDLEVPLELIIGTIPLRQVVQQQYGVNLGPFSAVQPSNLGPFSAVQPSNLGPFSAVQPLAPAVSQPPQYVMAPPSYAECVFGKSSVLEEDDNEHTGGDKNFTPSYAYYEWAK
- the LOC127877207 gene encoding arrestin domain-containing protein 3-like isoform X1, whose translation is MGKLNEFSIFLNNPQQVYYSGQHIDGTVVVDLNEAMKLRCVSLRFEGKANVHWTEQHTTGSGKSRRTETRHYYAHEDYFNFDLMLFGSGQSTLLQAGRHTFPFSFLLPPNLPSSFEGAFGNVRYSLKGKIDRPWKFDHKTKKLFTVVSVLDLNEQTMAMSPAEGGNEKNLCCLCCKSGPISATFRIDRQGFVPGETIQLSAEICNHSSRKMKASRVRLIMYIMYHAIQKKRSVQQDVAVASHQAILPGDSDIWNREPLHVPPIPPSYLVGCSIIDIKYVLQLEVDPAGPAFDLEVPLELIIGTIPLRQVVQQQYGVNLGPFSAVQPSNLGPFSAVQPSNLGPFSAVQPLAPAVSQPPQYVMAPPSYAECVFGKSSVLEEDDNEHTGGDKNFTPSYAYYEWAK